A stretch of the Ammospiza nelsoni isolate bAmmNel1 unplaced genomic scaffold, bAmmNel1.pri scaffold_40, whole genome shotgun sequence genome encodes the following:
- the LOC132087158 gene encoding zinc finger protein 239-like — MAATLSQEGGQTFSQSSELVVHKKLHDGEKPHKCLQCGKNFRWSSHLISHQMIHTGEWPYECGECGKGFSYRSNLVTHQRLHTGEKPYECTQCQKRFQSSSNLLQHQRIHTEERPFLCPECGKGFKHNSNLIKHRRIHTGERPYQCATCGKRFQTSSHLLLHERIHTDERPFHCPDCGKGFKHNSTLITHRRIHTGERPYECPQCEKSFTSSSHLTRHQRSHQ; from the exons ATGGC agccaccctgagccaggaaggtggGCAGACCTTCAGCCAGAGTTCAGAGCTGGTGGTCCATAAGAAgcttcatgatggggagaagccccacaagtgcTTGCAGTGTGGGAAGAACTTTAGGTGGAGCTCCCacctgatcagccaccagatgatccacaccGGGGAAtggccctacgagtgtggggagtgtgggaagggcttcagctacAGATCCAACCTTGTGACCCACCAACGtctccacactggggagaagccctaCGAGTGTAcccagtgtcagaagaggtttcagagcagctccaatctcctccagcaccagcggATTCACAccgaggagaggcccttcctctgccctgagtgcgggaagggcttcaagcacaactccaaCCTCATCAagcaccggcgcatccacactggggagaggccctaccaGTGCGCCAcatgtgggaagaggtttcagacaagctcccatctcctcctgcatgAGCGGATTCACACGGATGAGAGGCCCTTCCACTGCCccgactgtgggaagggcttcaagcacaactccacCCTCATCACCCACCGACGcatccacacaggggagaggccctacgagtgtccccagtgtgagAAAAGCTTCACCAGTAGCTCTCACTTGACCAGACACCAACGGAGCCACCagtaa